From the genome of Pseudomonas yamanorum, one region includes:
- a CDS encoding SMP-30/gluconolactonase/LRE family protein, producing MRIEVLVDVKTTLGEGPVWDVEQQRLYWIDSADGRILRCTEDGRELRAWDVGQKIGSMALRQSGEQAIVALQNGVHLLDLNSGELKRVIDPEPELPNNRLNDGKVDRQGRFVFGSMDTLEDSASAKLYRLDADLSLHTLDEGIIVSNGPCWSPSGDTFYFCDTWSGEIWAYDYDLATGAVSNRRTFAMVDTSSGGVADGCTVDAEGCLWQALVYAGKLVRYTPDGQVDRMIQMPVKKVTSLTFGGPNLDTLFVTSMAKPPLPRFPADGQQRGALFAITGLGVQGIAERRFAS from the coding sequence ATGCGTATCGAAGTGCTTGTGGACGTGAAGACCACCCTGGGCGAGGGCCCGGTGTGGGACGTCGAGCAACAACGGTTGTACTGGATCGACAGCGCCGACGGCCGGATCCTGCGCTGCACCGAGGATGGCCGCGAACTGCGCGCCTGGGACGTGGGCCAGAAAATCGGCTCCATGGCCCTGCGGCAGAGCGGCGAGCAAGCCATCGTCGCCCTGCAAAACGGCGTGCACCTCCTCGACTTGAACAGCGGCGAACTGAAGCGGGTCATCGACCCGGAACCGGAACTGCCCAATAACCGCCTCAATGACGGCAAGGTCGACCGCCAAGGGCGTTTCGTCTTCGGCTCCATGGACACCCTGGAAGACAGCGCCAGCGCCAAACTCTACCGCCTCGACGCGGACCTGAGCCTGCACACCCTGGACGAAGGCATCATCGTGTCCAACGGCCCGTGCTGGAGCCCATCGGGTGACACCTTCTACTTTTGCGACACCTGGTCCGGCGAGATCTGGGCCTATGACTACGACCTCGCCACGGGGGCGGTGAGCAATCGACGCACCTTCGCCATGGTCGACACCAGCAGCGGTGGCGTCGCCGACGGCTGCACCGTGGATGCCGAAGGCTGCCTGTGGCAGGCGCTGGTCTACGCCGGAAAACTGGTGCGCTATACACCTGATGGCCAGGTCGACCGGATGATCCAGATGCCGGTGAAAAAGGTCACCAGCCTGACCTTTGGCGGGCCGAACCTGGACACTCTGTTTGTCACCTCCATGGCCAAGCCACCGTTGCCGCGTTTCCCGGCCGATGGTCAGCAGCGCGGGGCGCTTTTTGCGATCACCGGGCTGGGCGTGCAAGGAATAGCCGAGCGACGGTTCGCCAGCTAG
- a CDS encoding BKACE family enzyme has translation MSKNRPVIITCAVTGAIHTPSMSPHLPITAQEIADAAIGAAEAGAAIVHLHARDPIDGRPSQDPALFAEFLPQIKAASDVVINITTGGAPTMGVEERLQPVMQFKPELASLNMGSMNFGLYEMLNRFTEFKHDWERPYLEESDDRIFRNTFRDITHILNSCAENRTRFEIECYDIGHLYTAAHFLERGLLKPPLFIQSVFGLRGGIGGHPEDLAHMRRTADRLFGDGYVWSILGAGRGQIPLATMGLSMGSNARVGLEDSLWDGPGKLAASNADQVRRIRTVIQALGHRVATPDEAREILGLKGRDQVNF, from the coding sequence ATGTCCAAAAATCGTCCTGTCATCATCACCTGTGCCGTCACCGGTGCCATCCATACGCCGTCGATGTCGCCGCATTTGCCGATCACCGCGCAGGAAATTGCCGACGCCGCCATCGGTGCCGCCGAAGCCGGCGCCGCGATTGTCCACCTGCATGCCCGTGATCCCATCGATGGCCGTCCCAGCCAGGACCCTGCGCTGTTCGCCGAATTTTTGCCGCAGATCAAAGCCGCCAGCGACGTGGTGATCAACATCACCACTGGCGGCGCGCCGACCATGGGCGTCGAAGAGCGCCTGCAACCGGTGATGCAGTTCAAGCCGGAACTGGCCTCGCTGAACATGGGCTCGATGAACTTCGGCCTGTACGAAATGCTCAACCGCTTCACCGAGTTCAAGCACGACTGGGAGCGTCCGTACCTGGAAGAAAGTGACGACCGGATCTTCCGCAACACCTTCCGCGACATTACCCACATCCTCAATTCCTGTGCCGAAAACCGCACCCGATTTGAAATCGAGTGCTACGACATCGGCCACCTGTACACAGCCGCCCATTTCCTGGAGCGCGGCCTGCTCAAGCCGCCGCTGTTTATCCAGTCGGTATTCGGTTTGCGCGGCGGCATCGGCGGCCACCCGGAAGACCTGGCCCATATGCGCCGTACCGCCGACCGGCTGTTTGGCGACGGCTACGTGTGGTCGATCCTCGGCGCCGGCCGTGGGCAAATTCCGTTGGCCACCATGGGCCTGTCCATGGGCAGCAACGCCCGGGTCGGCCTGGAAGATTCGCTGTGGGATGGCCCGGGCAAACTGGCCGCGTCCAACGCCGACCAGGTACGGCGCATTCGCACGGTGATTCAAGCCCTCGGCCACCGGGTCGCCACGCCGGATGAAGCGCGGGAAATCCTCGGGCTGAAAGGGCGCGACCAGGTCAACTTCTAA
- a CDS encoding SDR family oxidoreductase, with product MSVLQRLQPYPGLRVLISGGAAGIGEVLAAAYLEAGAKVHVCDISEPALAAFRDKYPGTVATRADVSDAAQIEAVFQVQREQFGGLDVLVNNAGIAGPTGGIDAISDAEWQATININLTAQYRFAHHAVPMLKESSHGHLLHIASVAGRLGYAWRTPYAATKWAIVGLMKSLASELGESDIRVNALLPGIVEGPRMDGVIRARAEQVGVPEAEMRQEYLNKISLKRMVTAEDVAAMALFLCSPAARNVTGQAISVDGNVEYL from the coding sequence ATGAGTGTCCTACAGCGGCTGCAGCCCTATCCTGGGTTACGTGTGTTGATTTCCGGCGGGGCTGCCGGTATCGGTGAAGTGTTGGCGGCGGCCTATCTGGAGGCGGGCGCCAAGGTGCATGTGTGTGATATCAGCGAACCGGCCCTGGCGGCGTTTCGCGACAAGTACCCAGGCACTGTTGCCACCCGTGCCGACGTGAGTGATGCCGCGCAGATCGAGGCGGTGTTCCAGGTGCAGCGCGAGCAATTTGGCGGGCTGGATGTGTTGGTCAACAATGCCGGGATTGCCGGTCCCACCGGCGGCATCGACGCCATCAGCGATGCCGAGTGGCAAGCCACGATCAACATCAACCTGACGGCGCAATACCGCTTTGCCCATCACGCAGTGCCGATGCTCAAGGAATCGTCCCACGGCCATCTGCTGCATATCGCCTCGGTTGCGGGCCGTCTTGGCTACGCCTGGCGCACGCCGTATGCCGCGACCAAATGGGCCATCGTCGGCCTGATGAAATCCCTGGCCTCGGAACTGGGCGAAAGCGACATCCGCGTCAACGCCTTGCTGCCCGGCATCGTCGAAGGCCCGCGCATGGACGGCGTGATCCGCGCCCGTGCCGAGCAGGTCGGCGTACCGGAAGCCGAGATGCGCCAGGAATACCTCAACAAGATCTCCCTCAAGCGCATGGTCACCGCCGAAGACGTCGCGGCCATGGCCTTGTTTCTCTGCTCGCCCGCCGCCCGCAATGTCACCGGCCAAGCGATCAGTGTCGACGGTAACGTCGAGTACCTGTAG
- a CDS encoding GntR family transcriptional regulator gives MTDGPLLLPTLRQVSRDTLQDQVYRQIREALMSGRFQPGQKLTIRGLAEALGSSPMPVREALQRLSAENAFEVTETSRLRVRMMTVERLREIRDARVALEGLLAEKAVLLLEKADLDEISDLCQQMQQAADEVDVSRYLWTNFAFHRRIYAVAQAELTMAAVENFWLHMGPCFALVAPDKAHLQRSMEAHTRIVEALAARDGAGARAAVTDDIMQAADSLARLLVKNDRSRSSVSGGKRA, from the coding sequence ATGACAGATGGCCCGCTTCTCCTTCCCACCTTGCGCCAGGTGTCCCGCGATACCTTGCAAGACCAGGTCTATCGCCAGATCCGCGAAGCCTTGATGAGTGGTCGTTTCCAGCCCGGCCAGAAACTCACCATCCGCGGCCTCGCCGAAGCCCTCGGCTCCAGCCCCATGCCGGTGCGCGAAGCCCTCCAGCGCCTCAGCGCCGAAAACGCCTTTGAAGTCACCGAAACCTCCCGTCTGCGGGTACGCATGATGACGGTCGAACGCCTGCGGGAAATCCGCGATGCGCGGGTCGCCCTGGAAGGTTTGCTGGCAGAAAAGGCCGTATTGCTCCTGGAAAAAGCCGACCTCGACGAAATCTCCGACCTCTGCCAACAGATGCAACAGGCCGCCGACGAAGTCGACGTTTCCCGCTACCTGTGGACCAACTTCGCCTTTCACCGTCGGATTTATGCCGTGGCCCAAGCCGAATTGACCATGGCCGCCGTGGAAAACTTCTGGCTGCACATGGGCCCGTGTTTTGCCCTGGTCGCTCCCGACAAAGCTCACTTGCAGCGCTCGATGGAGGCGCATACGCGCATCGTCGAAGCCCTGGCCGCCCGCGATGGCGCCGGCGCCCGCGCTGCCGTGACCGATGACATCATGCAGGCCGCCGATTCCCTGGCGCGCCTGCTCGTCAAGAACGACCGTTCGCGGTCGTCTGTTTCAGGAGGTAAACGTGCATGA
- a CDS encoding VOC family protein, giving the protein MKFAYTIVYVPDVAASLQFFEKAFGFSRRFLHESGTYGELDTGDTTLSFAAHELGEMNFKGGHVEAHASRQPLGMELGFVTEDVPKAHARALAEGATELSEPSTKPWGQVVSYVRCPDGTLVELCTPIQ; this is encoded by the coding sequence ATGAAATTTGCCTACACCATCGTCTACGTCCCGGACGTCGCTGCATCTCTGCAATTCTTCGAAAAAGCCTTCGGCTTCAGTCGCCGTTTCCTGCATGAATCGGGGACCTATGGCGAGTTGGATACCGGTGATACCACCCTCTCTTTTGCAGCGCATGAGTTGGGCGAGATGAACTTCAAGGGCGGGCATGTGGAGGCGCATGCTTCACGCCAGCCGCTGGGGATGGAGTTGGGATTCGTAACTGAGGATGTGCCAAAGGCCCACGCCAGAGCGCTGGCCGAGGGTGCGACAGAACTCTCGGAGCCGAGCACCAAGCCTTGGGGTCAGGTGGTGTCTTATGTGCGTTGCCCGGATGGCACGCTGGTGGAGTTGTGTACGCCGATTCAGTGA